A single window of Halobacillus naozhouensis DNA harbors:
- a CDS encoding response regulator transcription factor produces the protein MEKSRILIIEDEEKIARVLELELTYEGYEVGKAFDGMGGLQRYHEEQWDLLLLDIMLPGISGIELLRRIRSNDQHMAVIMLTAKDSVEDKVSGLDLGANDYITKPFQIEELLARVRAALRNHSNSADDESAAWIEVADLRLNEQTHEVFRKSDLIEFTPREFDLLAYLMKNKRQVLNREQILDAVWGYDYYGDTNVVDVYIRYIRNKMDKPYDPALIQTVRGVGYVLKGPR, from the coding sequence TTGGAAAAATCCAGGATATTGATTATTGAAGATGAAGAGAAAATTGCCCGGGTTCTGGAGCTTGAATTAACATATGAAGGATATGAAGTGGGGAAAGCTTTTGATGGAATGGGAGGGTTGCAAAGATACCATGAAGAGCAATGGGATCTGCTGCTGCTTGACATCATGCTGCCTGGAATAAGTGGAATAGAGTTATTAAGAAGGATTCGTTCTAATGATCAGCATATGGCTGTCATCATGTTAACGGCGAAGGATTCTGTTGAGGATAAAGTATCAGGACTCGATTTAGGGGCAAATGATTATATAACGAAACCTTTTCAAATAGAGGAACTGCTGGCAAGAGTTCGTGCTGCCTTAAGAAATCATTCCAACTCTGCGGATGATGAGTCAGCGGCTTGGATAGAGGTGGCGGATCTACGTCTTAATGAGCAAACACATGAAGTCTTCAGAAAAAGTGATCTCATCGAATTCACACCAAGGGAGTTTGATTTGCTTGCTTATTTAATGAAAAATAAACGTCAGGTGCTGAATCGGGAGCAAATTTTAGATGCGGTTTGGGGCTATGATTATTATGGAGATACGAATGTAGTTGACGTGTATATTCGTTACATACGAAATAAGATGGATAAACCTTATGATCCTGCATTAATTCAAACAGTTCGTGGGGTCGGCTACGTGCTAAAGGGACCGCGATGA
- a CDS encoding YozQ family protein: MSKQNKKYETIGDRRYESADYERRDDISQGLATTHEQASDTLTEGTYDAQVDQVDQDGRLVSHKGKHLSNKEK, from the coding sequence ATGAGTAAACAAAACAAGAAGTACGAAACGATTGGTGACCGTCGGTATGAATCAGCCGATTATGAGCGCAGGGATGATATATCTCAGGGGTTAGCTACTACTCATGAACAAGCATCTGATACGTTAACAGAAGGCACGTACGATGCTCAGGTTGATCAAGTTGACCAAGACGGGCGGTTAGTCAGCCATAAAGGAAAGCACCTTTCTAACAAGGAAAAATAG
- a CDS encoding zinc-dependent alcohol dehydrogenase codes for MKAVTYQGVKDVKVKEVPNASLQKKDDILVRITNTAICGSDLHLVHGMIPHTPEDYIIGHEPMGVVEEVGPEVNRVKKGDRVIIPFNVSCGECMYCKMDLESQCDNANAYGEAGAYFGYSETYGGYPGGQAELLRVPYGNFTPFVVPEDSELEDEKVLFLSDIIPTAYWGIEQAEVKQDDTVVILGCGPVGLLAQKFAWMKGAKRVIAIDYVGYRLEHAKRTNHVEVFDFSKTKDLGAHIKEITGGGADAVVDCVGMDGKKNVAEMVESALKLQGGAMGAIQLASKVVRKGGTVSLVGVYGTRYNQFPLGDFFARNITLKMGQAPVIHFMPELYKMIKNEEFDPTDIITHRLPLDKAEHGYDIFDEKHDDCIKVILKP; via the coding sequence ATGAAGGCTGTGACTTATCAAGGGGTTAAAGATGTTAAGGTGAAAGAAGTTCCGAACGCCTCCCTCCAGAAAAAAGACGATATCTTAGTCAGGATTACAAATACGGCAATATGTGGCTCCGATTTACACTTAGTCCATGGAATGATCCCTCACACTCCAGAAGACTATATTATCGGTCATGAACCGATGGGCGTGGTTGAAGAAGTTGGTCCAGAAGTCAACAGGGTAAAAAAGGGGGATCGTGTTATCATCCCGTTTAACGTCTCGTGCGGGGAGTGTATGTACTGTAAGATGGACCTCGAAAGTCAATGTGATAATGCTAACGCCTACGGAGAAGCAGGAGCTTATTTTGGTTATTCGGAAACATACGGTGGATATCCTGGCGGGCAGGCAGAACTCCTGCGTGTACCTTATGGAAATTTCACCCCATTTGTTGTCCCTGAAGACAGTGAACTTGAAGATGAGAAGGTGCTTTTCTTATCTGATATTATCCCGACAGCTTACTGGGGTATTGAACAAGCGGAAGTCAAACAAGATGACACTGTTGTCATCCTAGGCTGCGGTCCTGTCGGCCTATTGGCACAGAAATTCGCCTGGATGAAAGGTGCCAAACGAGTGATTGCAATTGATTACGTTGGTTACCGTTTAGAGCATGCTAAACGCACCAATCATGTCGAGGTATTTGATTTTTCAAAAACAAAAGACCTTGGAGCTCACATTAAAGAAATAACAGGTGGCGGAGCAGATGCAGTAGTGGACTGCGTCGGAATGGATGGGAAGAAAAATGTTGCAGAAATGGTCGAAAGTGCCCTGAAATTACAAGGAGGAGCAATGGGGGCCATTCAGCTAGCGAGTAAAGTTGTAAGAAAAGGTGGCACGGTTAGCCTAGTAGGGGTTTATGGAACACGATATAATCAGTTTCCGCTCGGTGATTTTTTTGCTAGGAACATTACATTAAAAATGGGACAGGCACCAGTCATACATTTTATGCCTGAGCTGTACAAAATGATAAAAAATGAGGAGTTCGACCCAACAGATATCATTACTCATAGACTACCACTTGATAAAGCAGAACATGGTTATGATATTTTTGATGAAAAACATGATGATTGCATAAAAGTTATCCTGAAACCATAA
- the hpaB gene encoding 4-hydroxyphenylacetate 3-monooxygenase, oxygenase component produces MMVRTGEQYKEGIDQLNTAVWVEGNEVKGKISHHPAFQGVVQSQSELYDLQHIERLKEVMTYTTQKSKERIGMSYLIPTSKPDLERRRKMVQVWARHSAGLMGRSPDYMNTVLAAFASSVHLLKDKPNCFPEHLKQFYEYARSHDLSFTHTFVNPQNNRSQLSFLEEGQTNARVVKRIEEGLVVKGAKLLATQGGITDEIIVFSAPGVQDKSHAFAFSIPSDTTGLKFACRPSFVKDASHFNAPLSSRFEEMDTVVIFDDVLVPWERVFFYDNVKVANDFYIKGNFVPFTLHQIVSRQVIKMEFILGLAQMIVDTINISEYQHVQSKVAEIIKGLESSKALLLSSETNASLDDEGVMIPDKIPLYVAVNQFQETYPRFTEIIQLLGASGMVTLMDETQFHSAIGTELDHYLQGFEVKGRERVQIFTLAFDLCMSAFGSRQSLYERFFFGDPIRLSQIIYQSYSTDSYTSFVKEMLEREKS; encoded by the coding sequence ATGATGGTGCGTACAGGGGAACAATATAAGGAAGGGATTGATCAGTTAAACACAGCGGTGTGGGTGGAGGGAAATGAAGTAAAGGGGAAGATTTCTCATCATCCTGCTTTTCAAGGAGTTGTTCAAAGCCAATCTGAACTATATGATTTACAGCACATAGAGCGATTAAAGGAAGTCATGACATACACTACTCAAAAGAGTAAAGAGCGAATAGGGATGTCCTATTTAATCCCTACTTCAAAACCCGACCTTGAGCGACGACGGAAAATGGTGCAAGTATGGGCTCGTCATTCAGCTGGATTAATGGGAAGAAGTCCGGATTATATGAATACAGTGTTAGCTGCCTTTGCAAGTTCTGTTCATCTGTTAAAAGATAAACCTAATTGTTTCCCGGAACATTTGAAACAGTTCTATGAATATGCACGCTCACATGACCTATCTTTTACTCACACTTTCGTAAATCCCCAAAATAACCGTTCGCAATTGTCTTTTTTAGAAGAAGGTCAAACGAACGCACGAGTAGTGAAACGAATCGAGGAAGGACTTGTCGTGAAAGGTGCAAAATTACTGGCGACTCAGGGTGGGATAACGGATGAGATCATCGTATTCTCAGCGCCAGGGGTTCAAGATAAGTCTCATGCGTTTGCTTTCTCCATTCCAAGTGATACAACTGGGTTAAAGTTCGCGTGCAGACCTTCCTTTGTAAAAGATGCTTCACACTTTAATGCTCCGCTTAGTTCACGGTTTGAAGAGATGGATACGGTTGTTATTTTTGACGATGTGCTAGTGCCCTGGGAACGCGTGTTTTTTTATGACAATGTGAAGGTTGCGAATGACTTTTATATAAAAGGAAACTTTGTCCCCTTTACTCTGCATCAAATTGTGTCCCGACAAGTGATTAAAATGGAGTTTATTCTTGGTCTTGCCCAAATGATCGTTGACACGATTAATATTAGCGAATATCAGCATGTGCAAAGCAAGGTAGCAGAGATTATTAAAGGACTTGAATCCTCAAAAGCGTTACTACTGTCTTCTGAGACAAATGCAAGTCTCGATGACGAGGGAGTGATGATTCCCGATAAGATTCCACTCTATGTCGCAGTGAACCAATTTCAGGAAACTTATCCGAGATTTACTGAAATTATTCAATTGCTTGGTGCCAGCGGAATGGTAACTCTTATGGATGAAACTCAGTTTCATTCAGCAATAGGAACTGAATTAGACCATTATTTACAGGGTTTTGAGGTTAAAGGGCGAGAGCGGGTTCAGATCTTTACGTTGGCCTTTGACCTTTGTATGAGTGCGTTTGGGTCAAGGCAATCGCTATATGAAAGGTTCTTTTTTGGGGATCCGATTAGATTGTCACAGATCATTTACCAGTCCTATTCAACGGATAGTTATACATCTTTTGTGAAGGAGATGCTGGAAAGGGAAAAAAGCTGA
- the aceA gene encoding isocitrate lyase has protein sequence MGNKRADILREQWEQSDRWEGITRPYSAEDVLRLRGSIDIQHTLAEKGSKKLWKLLHEEDYVHALGALTGNQAMQQVKAGLKAIYLSGWQVAADANLSGQMYPDQSLYPANSVPQVVKRINQALQRADQIHHMEGNDDIDWFAPIVADAEAGFGGQLNVFELMKGMIEAGAAAVHFEDQLSSEKKCGHLGGKVLLPTQTAVRNLISARFAADTMGVPTIIIARTDANAADLITSDVDPIDQEFITGDRTAEGFFKTEAGIDQAIARGLSYAPYADLIWCETAHPNLEEARQFAEAIHEKYPGKLLAYNCSPSFNWKKKLDDATIAHFQEKLAEIGYKFQFVTLAGFHALNHGMFELARQYKDRGMEAYSELQQAEFSSESYGYSATRHQREVGTGYFDEVAQVITGGTSSTTALKGSTETEQFQSESITQS, from the coding sequence ATGGGGAATAAGCGAGCAGACATTTTAAGAGAACAATGGGAACAATCCGATAGATGGGAAGGGATTACCAGACCTTATAGTGCTGAAGATGTACTTCGTCTCAGAGGATCGATCGATATTCAACATACACTAGCGGAAAAAGGATCGAAAAAGCTATGGAAGTTACTACATGAAGAAGACTATGTTCATGCTCTTGGAGCTCTGACTGGAAATCAAGCGATGCAGCAAGTTAAAGCAGGGTTAAAAGCAATCTACTTAAGTGGTTGGCAAGTGGCTGCAGATGCCAACTTGTCCGGCCAAATGTATCCAGACCAAAGTTTGTATCCTGCAAACAGTGTTCCACAAGTAGTCAAACGCATCAATCAGGCCTTGCAGCGAGCAGACCAAATTCATCACATGGAAGGAAACGATGATATCGATTGGTTTGCTCCAATAGTGGCAGATGCCGAAGCAGGGTTCGGCGGGCAGCTGAATGTGTTTGAATTGATGAAGGGGATGATCGAAGCAGGAGCCGCTGCGGTTCACTTTGAAGATCAGCTCTCCTCAGAGAAAAAATGCGGGCACCTTGGCGGTAAAGTTCTTCTGCCGACACAAACAGCTGTACGAAATTTAATATCAGCTCGATTTGCGGCTGATACAATGGGGGTGCCTACTATCATTATCGCACGTACAGATGCCAATGCAGCTGATTTGATTACAAGTGATGTAGACCCCATTGACCAAGAATTTATTACAGGCGATCGCACCGCAGAAGGATTTTTCAAAACGGAAGCAGGGATCGATCAGGCGATCGCCCGCGGATTATCCTATGCTCCTTACGCCGATTTAATATGGTGCGAAACAGCACACCCTAATTTAGAGGAAGCGAGACAGTTTGCAGAGGCGATTCATGAAAAGTATCCTGGAAAACTGTTAGCTTATAATTGTTCACCATCCTTTAACTGGAAGAAAAAGTTGGATGATGCGACGATCGCCCACTTCCAGGAAAAGCTGGCGGAGATAGGTTATAAATTTCAATTTGTTACCTTAGCTGGATTCCATGCCCTCAACCATGGAATGTTTGAACTCGCCCGACAGTATAAAGATCGCGGCATGGAGGCCTATTCCGAATTGCAACAAGCTGAATTTTCGAGCGAAAGTTACGGGTATTCCGCAACACGCCACCAGCGGGAGGTAGGCACAGGCTACTTTGATGAGGTAGCACAGGTGATTACAGGCGGGACTTCGTCTACTACAGCATTGAAAGGCTCGACGGAAACTGAACAATTCCAAAGTGAAAGTATAACCCAGTCCTGA
- a CDS encoding aldo/keto reductase: MARHTRLGKSDIKVNPIGLGTNAVGGHNLYPDLDEKAGKDVVRTAIEHGINFLDTAFIYGPERSEELTGQVVKEHGKRDDVVLATKGAHQFKGDDVVFNNSPDFLREAVDSSLKRLQTDYIDLFYIHFPDEDTPKDEAVGALKELRDAGKIRSIGVSNFTLDQLKEANKDGYVDVIQSEYNLFKREAEQELLPYTAANDITFVPYFPLASGLLAGKYDRNNTFNDIRAKNPLFQGDEFQRNLEKVEQVREIAESKGEEVAHVVLAWYLTHDSIDAIIPGAKRESQVIDNLRTLDVQLTDHDITQIDEIFS, translated from the coding sequence ATGGCGCGCCATACTCGTTTAGGGAAATCGGATATAAAAGTGAATCCAATTGGACTTGGAACCAATGCAGTGGGAGGACATAACCTGTACCCTGATTTAGATGAAAAGGCCGGTAAGGATGTTGTTCGGACAGCTATCGAGCATGGAATCAATTTTTTAGATACAGCGTTTATTTATGGTCCTGAGCGTTCAGAAGAGCTGACAGGCCAAGTTGTGAAAGAGCATGGTAAGCGGGATGACGTTGTACTAGCAACCAAAGGGGCCCATCAATTTAAAGGGGATGATGTAGTGTTTAATAACTCCCCCGACTTTTTAAGAGAAGCAGTTGACTCGAGTCTGAAACGGCTGCAAACAGACTATATTGATTTGTTCTATATTCATTTTCCAGATGAAGATACGCCTAAAGATGAAGCTGTTGGTGCATTGAAGGAACTAAGAGATGCCGGAAAAATTCGGTCGATTGGAGTATCCAATTTTACATTAGATCAACTGAAGGAAGCGAATAAAGATGGCTATGTTGACGTGATTCAGTCAGAATATAACCTGTTTAAACGGGAAGCAGAACAAGAATTACTTCCATATACTGCAGCCAACGACATTACGTTCGTTCCTTATTTTCCATTAGCATCGGGACTGCTGGCAGGTAAATATGATCGTAACAATACCTTTAATGATATCAGGGCTAAAAACCCACTATTTCAGGGTGACGAATTTCAACGTAATCTTGAAAAAGTAGAGCAAGTACGTGAGATAGCGGAGTCAAAAGGTGAAGAGGTCGCCCATGTTGTGCTAGCCTGGTATTTAACACATGATTCCATTGATGCGATCATACCTGGGGCGAAAAGGGAAAGCCAGGTCATCGACAACTTAAGAACATTGGATGTGCAACTGACGGATCATGACATCACCCAAATCGATGAGATTTTTTCATAA
- a CDS encoding IucA/IucC family protein, translating to MLYAKQIKEVLDKDRWKHANKQLIAKMLAEYMYEDMIQPEVVAESELTAYKLVVNSRKFYHFLARKRYFDSFDVKVDSIEVEEDERKKEAASAVEFLLDIQPLIGMSPETAGHLIKELNHTLLADAHISKDGSVRSDDLIHEDYAWLEGKMTGHPWITYNKGRIGFGYDDYLAYAPEQQKQVKLLWIGVHRNRASFQAVQGHNYQTLIDQELTTDEKETFQSELEKSNVDPEHYYLMPVHEWQWKNNIIQQFADDLAYGYIIPLGKGKDNYLPQQSIRTFVNQTNEKKHHVKLPMSILNTLVYRGLPSERTLIAPEITSFIKGIYEKDPFLKEDCQVILPGEVASINVDHRNYDLLKQAPYQYLEMLGVIFRESIYSYLEEGEQAITLAALLYEDAEGKPYIQSLIEHSGLTPEKWIENLLQVVMDPLLHFLYQYGTVFSPHGQNTILVLKDYKPHRLAVKDFVDDVNISDQPFEELRGLTDDLKQVLRSEPPEGLTQFIFTGLFICHLRYLASILDNHQLLPETEFWKTLSHSIVDYQKKFPHLEDRFKLFDFFKPEFTKLCLNRNRMVDYGYEDGEDRPHASEYGTVTNALAHCLVR from the coding sequence ATGTTATATGCCAAGCAAATAAAGGAAGTATTAGATAAAGATCGTTGGAAGCATGCTAATAAACAGTTGATAGCAAAAATGCTGGCGGAATATATGTACGAAGATATGATTCAGCCTGAGGTTGTGGCAGAAAGTGAGCTTACTGCTTATAAATTGGTTGTGAATAGCCGTAAATTCTATCATTTTCTAGCCCGAAAACGGTACTTTGATAGTTTTGACGTAAAGGTAGACTCTATTGAGGTCGAGGAAGACGAGAGAAAGAAAGAAGCAGCAAGTGCAGTTGAATTTCTTCTCGATATTCAGCCGTTAATCGGCATGTCACCTGAAACAGCTGGTCATTTAATTAAGGAATTGAATCACACCTTGCTGGCTGATGCACATATTTCGAAGGATGGTTCAGTGAGGTCAGATGACTTAATCCATGAAGATTATGCCTGGCTGGAAGGGAAGATGACAGGCCATCCGTGGATTACTTATAACAAAGGCAGAATCGGGTTTGGGTATGATGACTATTTGGCTTATGCTCCGGAACAACAGAAGCAAGTTAAATTACTATGGATCGGTGTTCATCGCAACAGGGCAAGCTTTCAAGCTGTACAGGGTCATAACTATCAAACCTTAATTGATCAAGAACTTACGACGGACGAAAAAGAGACGTTTCAAAGCGAGCTGGAAAAATCCAATGTCGACCCGGAGCATTATTACTTGATGCCTGTCCATGAATGGCAGTGGAAGAATAATATCATTCAACAATTCGCAGATGACTTGGCTTACGGTTACATTATTCCATTAGGCAAGGGGAAGGATAATTATTTACCACAGCAATCGATCCGGACATTCGTTAATCAAACAAACGAAAAGAAACATCATGTTAAGCTGCCGATGAGCATTTTAAATACACTCGTATATAGAGGACTCCCCTCGGAGCGAACGTTGATCGCACCTGAAATTACATCATTTATTAAAGGTATCTATGAGAAGGATCCCTTTCTAAAAGAGGATTGTCAGGTGATCCTCCCAGGGGAAGTGGCTAGTATAAATGTTGACCATCGTAATTATGATCTGCTCAAACAAGCTCCTTATCAATATCTTGAAATGCTTGGGGTCATTTTCAGGGAAAGCATCTATTCGTATCTTGAAGAAGGTGAACAGGCCATCACATTAGCTGCCCTGTTATATGAGGATGCTGAGGGGAAACCTTATATACAGAGCTTGATCGAGCACTCTGGTCTCACTCCGGAAAAATGGATAGAAAATCTACTTCAAGTCGTTATGGATCCTCTGCTTCATTTTCTATATCAATATGGAACGGTGTTTTCCCCACACGGGCAAAACACAATTCTCGTCTTAAAAGATTACAAACCTCATCGTCTGGCTGTGAAAGACTTTGTTGATGATGTCAACATTAGTGATCAGCCTTTTGAGGAGTTACGCGGACTGACGGATGATTTGAAACAGGTGCTAAGGAGTGAACCGCCGGAAGGATTGACACAGTTCATTTTTACTGGGCTATTTATTTGTCATCTGCGCTATTTGGCCTCAATTCTGGATAACCATCAGTTGTTACCTGAAACGGAATTTTGGAAAACGTTATCTCATTCCATTGTCGATTACCAGAAGAAGTTTCCCCACTTAGAAGACCGTTTCAAGTTGTTTGACTTCTTCAAACCCGAGTTTACCAAACTGTGCTTAAATCGTAATCGTATGGTGGATTATGGATACGAGGACGGTGAGGATCGCCCGCACGCCTCTGAATATGGAACAGTGACGAATGCTCTAGCTCACTGTTTAGTTCGTTAG
- a CDS encoding lysine N(6)-hydroxylase/L-ornithine N(5)-oxygenase family protein, translated as MHEQEKEPIYDLIGVGLGPFNLGLAALLDEADDIDGVFLDKKPEFDWHPGMMIEGTTLQVPFFADLVSLANVQSDYSFLNYLQQHGRLYHFYFLEKFHISRKEYNHYCKWVSEQLDNCRFNMDVQAVHELQLDHGEKVYEVHVEEFGQKSRTRMLTRNLVVGIGSVPSIPSTLQEHVGKTIFHTSDYLEKKKTVSAADSITVVGSGQSAAEVFLDLLKTRGEDAEINWYTRSKGFFPMEYSKLGLEYFSPDYTKFFYQLPQHKKDALLQEQDLLYKGISMDTIADIYDCLYEGTVGGHQKLNVHLQAMSEIMSIVGARSNWKLLGRQFVNGETFESDSDVIILGTGYKTEIPKFLSPLFHLIDWDDQGRYNVGEDYNIINQRNSVFVQNAEMHSHGVGAPDLGLGAYRNAVIINRIAGREVFPLQEHCVFQTFGTVNQSEKEGSVCYMPSK; from the coding sequence ATTCATGAACAAGAGAAGGAGCCAATTTACGACCTAATAGGAGTAGGGCTTGGTCCGTTTAACTTAGGTCTTGCCGCTTTACTAGATGAGGCAGACGACATAGATGGGGTGTTTCTTGACAAAAAGCCGGAATTTGACTGGCATCCTGGAATGATGATTGAAGGAACGACACTTCAAGTTCCTTTTTTTGCTGATCTAGTCAGTTTGGCAAATGTGCAAAGTGACTATAGCTTTTTAAACTATTTGCAGCAACACGGGCGGTTGTATCACTTCTATTTTTTAGAGAAATTCCATATTTCACGAAAAGAATACAACCACTATTGCAAGTGGGTGTCTGAGCAGCTTGATAATTGTCGCTTTAATATGGACGTGCAGGCTGTCCATGAACTTCAACTTGACCACGGAGAAAAAGTTTATGAGGTTCATGTGGAGGAGTTTGGTCAAAAATCTAGGACTCGAATGCTGACGCGAAATCTAGTAGTTGGGATTGGATCTGTACCTTCGATACCGTCTACCCTGCAGGAGCATGTGGGGAAGACTATTTTCCATACATCAGATTACTTAGAGAAAAAGAAAACTGTATCAGCTGCGGATTCGATTACAGTGGTCGGATCCGGACAGAGTGCAGCAGAAGTATTTCTTGATTTGTTAAAAACAAGAGGAGAAGATGCTGAAATCAATTGGTACACCCGGTCTAAGGGGTTTTTTCCAATGGAATATTCAAAACTCGGGTTAGAGTATTTTTCACCAGATTATACAAAATTCTTTTATCAATTGCCCCAGCATAAGAAAGATGCCTTATTACAAGAACAGGATCTTCTCTACAAAGGAATCAGCATGGACACGATCGCAGATATATACGATTGTTTATACGAAGGAACTGTGGGAGGCCATCAAAAGTTGAACGTGCATTTACAGGCGATGTCTGAAATTATGTCTATTGTAGGAGCACGATCAAATTGGAAGCTGCTGGGACGGCAATTTGTAAATGGAGAAACATTTGAAAGTGATAGTGATGTCATCATCCTTGGAACAGGATATAAAACAGAAATTCCGAAGTTTCTATCTCCTTTATTCCATCTGATTGACTGGGATGACCAGGGCAGATACAACGTGGGAGAAGATTATAACATTATTAATCAACGTAACTCGGTATTTGTGCAGAATGCAGAAATGCACTCACATGGAGTAGGGGCCCCTGACCTTGGGCTGGGTGCCTATAGAAATGCAGTTATTATTAATCGGATTGCCGGAAGAGAAGTCTTTCCGTTACAGGAGCACTGTGTATTCCAAACCTTTGGGACAGTTAATCAATCAGAGAAAGAAGGGTCCGTATGTTATATGCCAAGCAAATAA
- a CDS encoding GNAT family N-acetyltransferase: MNQSIAFRPIELEKDFPFIMKWMHQEHVIPFWQLNISEEALFKHMEKNVSDQHQRTYIGLLDGEPMSYWESYWVKGDVVEGSYQAEPFDQGIHLLIGEKEYLGKGLALRLLKAMVKFQFRYQDTQKVIAEPDCRNARMIHVFEKCGFEKIKPIQLPDKKAMLMFCEREVFEKRWSSVYS; encoded by the coding sequence ATCAACCAATCTATCGCATTTAGGCCCATTGAGCTGGAGAAGGATTTCCCGTTTATTATGAAATGGATGCATCAGGAGCATGTGATCCCGTTCTGGCAATTAAATATATCTGAAGAAGCATTGTTTAAGCATATGGAAAAAAACGTTTCTGACCAGCACCAGAGGACATATATCGGATTATTAGACGGCGAGCCGATGAGCTATTGGGAATCTTACTGGGTGAAGGGGGATGTAGTGGAAGGAAGCTATCAGGCAGAACCTTTTGATCAAGGCATTCATTTGTTAATCGGTGAAAAGGAGTATCTGGGAAAAGGACTAGCGCTTCGTTTATTGAAAGCTATGGTGAAGTTCCAATTCAGGTATCAAGATACGCAAAAAGTGATTGCAGAACCTGATTGCAGGAATGCGAGAATGATTCATGTGTTTGAAAAATGCGGGTTTGAAAAAATAAAACCTATCCAGTTACCTGATAAAAAGGCAATGCTCATGTTTTGCGAGCGGGAAGTTTTTGAAAAGAGGTGGTCAAGTGTCTATTCATGA